The following proteins are encoded in a genomic region of Thioclava nitratireducens:
- a CDS encoding trypsin-like serine peptidase translates to MRLLALALACLTAVPVLARADTITHATSLRALETGDDTRGWQAVGRLDLGHGSFCTGTLIAPDLVLTAGHCLYDKRSGALIDAREIEFLAGWRNGRAEAYRKVSRAVLHPSYHYGGPVGVKRSEFDLALIKLAQPIRLPQLQPFEVSRSAPYRGEEVGVLSYAQGRSEAPSLQRNCSVLERAGATVVMSCSADFGASGSPVFSFANGRPEIVSVVSAKAEMGTRPVSIGALANGVADLRQAIESRDNVATTREIRAGGAKFIKAN, encoded by the coding sequence ATGCGCCTTCTTGCTCTCGCTCTTGCCTGTCTGACCGCCGTTCCTGTGCTTGCGCGGGCCGACACGATCACCCATGCGACGTCCTTGCGCGCGCTGGAAACCGGCGACGATACGCGCGGCTGGCAGGCGGTCGGGCGGCTCGATCTGGGTCATGGCAGCTTTTGCACCGGCACGCTGATCGCGCCTGATCTGGTGCTGACGGCGGGGCATTGCCTCTATGACAAGCGCAGCGGTGCGCTGATAGACGCGCGGGAGATCGAGTTCCTCGCGGGTTGGCGCAACGGCCGCGCCGAAGCCTATCGCAAGGTGTCGCGCGCGGTGCTGCATCCCTCCTATCACTATGGCGGGCCGGTCGGCGTGAAGCGTTCGGAATTCGATCTGGCGCTGATCAAGCTCGCCCAGCCGATCCGCCTGCCACAGCTTCAGCCCTTCGAAGTGTCGCGCAGCGCGCCTTATCGTGGCGAGGAAGTCGGCGTGCTCTCCTATGCGCAGGGCCGCTCGGAGGCACCGTCGCTGCAACGAAACTGCTCGGTGCTGGAGCGCGCAGGCGCGACGGTCGTGATGAGTTGCTCGGCCGATTTCGGGGCCTCGGGCTCGCCGGTCTTCAGCTTCGCCAACGGCCGCCCCGAGATCGTCTCGGTGGTCTCCGCCAAGGCCGAGATGGGCACGCGCCCGGTCTCGATCGGGGCGCTGGCCAATGGGGTCGCCGATCTGCGGCAGGCCATCGAGAGCCGCGACAACGTCGCCACTACCCGCGAAATTCGCGCGGGCGGGGCCAAGTTCATCAAGGCGAACTGA
- a CDS encoding trypsin-like serine peptidase, whose product MGVKRVIFGVIALALLGGMGEAQEARNSALDRLSQRADLFGWEAVGKVTIGAEGYCTGVLIAPDLVLTAGHCIFDRRAQGPRDPATLGFAAAQTDGAEVAARPVVAMVADPDYNPFVPLSIDTVRHDVALLQLSAPIPTSIAAPFRVGDVPAAGAEVSVVSYAQGRADALSWQKACRVFGRAKGLIGFDCDVDHGSSGAPVFDRSGLAAGGRAQIVSLVSSGSRRNGVSRAYGMELPAIVAQLKSALRSGRGVIRAASPSVSAAPQIRRTEPGQGQPRILSGGRTTGAKFLRP is encoded by the coding sequence ATGGGCGTGAAGCGGGTCATCTTCGGCGTGATCGCTCTGGCACTGCTTGGCGGCATGGGCGAGGCGCAGGAGGCGCGCAACTCCGCGCTCGATCGCCTGTCGCAACGCGCGGATCTCTTCGGCTGGGAGGCGGTGGGCAAGGTCACCATCGGGGCCGAGGGCTATTGCACCGGCGTGCTGATCGCACCCGATCTGGTGCTGACCGCTGGCCATTGCATCTTCGACCGACGCGCGCAGGGGCCGCGCGATCCCGCGACGCTGGGTTTTGCAGCCGCGCAAACCGACGGGGCGGAGGTGGCCGCGCGCCCGGTCGTCGCGATGGTCGCCGATCCGGACTATAACCCGTTCGTGCCGCTCTCGATCGACACCGTGCGCCACGACGTCGCGCTTTTACAGCTCTCCGCGCCGATCCCGACGTCGATCGCCGCGCCTTTTCGCGTCGGCGACGTGCCCGCCGCAGGGGCGGAAGTATCGGTGGTATCTTATGCGCAGGGCCGGGCCGATGCGCTGTCGTGGCAAAAGGCCTGCCGCGTGTTCGGGCGGGCCAAGGGGCTGATCGGCTTCGATTGCGATGTCGATCACGGCTCCTCGGGTGCGCCGGTTTTCGACCGCTCGGGGCTTGCTGCTGGCGGGCGGGCGCAGATCGTGTCGCTGGTTTCCTCGGGCTCGCGCAGGAATGGCGTCTCGCGCGCCTACGGGATGGAATTGCCCGCGATCGTCGCGCAGTTGAAATCCGCGCTGCGCAGCGGGCGCGGCGTGATCCGCGCCGCCTCCCCCAGCGTCTCCGCCGCGCCGCAGATCCGTCGCACGGAGCCCGGGCAGGGCCAGCCGCGTATACTGTCTGGCGGGCGCACAACCGGCGCGAAATTCCTGCGTCCCTAA
- the recJ gene encoding single-stranded-DNA-specific exonuclease RecJ, whose translation MSSFLSVEQSLTGRRWIGPTPEADRLAEAMAQQTRLPLPLARILVARGVTPEESEGFLEPTIRELLPDPRSLRDMEQAAARFLKAVKSGEKIAVFADYDVDGGASAALLINWLRAMGREATLYIPDRIDEGYGPNVPAMESLGAEHPLIVCVDCGTLSHEPVAAAKPADVVILDHHLGGETLPPALAVVNPNRQDETGELGHLCAASVVFLMLVEANRQLRDEGVQGPPLMTLLDLVALATVADVAPLTGCNRALVRQGLKIMARRERPGLVALSDVARLDRAPAAYHLGFVLGPRINAGGRIGAADLGARLLSTTDPHEAQSIAERLDQLNTERREVENAVREAALTQAEERGLNAPLVWAAGAGWHPGVVGIVAARLKEATNRPSVVIGVENGIGKGSARSVAGVDIGAAIQRVAAEGLLLKGGGHKMAAGLTVEENKLEPAMARLSELLAKQGAGEIGPRDLRLDGMLMPGAATAQLIEDLDRAGPFGQGAPAPRFAFADMEVVGARRIGESHLRFMFGDGMGARIETVCFGAFDCPLGPALSQPGAKRFHLAGRLEINTWGGRNKVQLRLEDASEA comes from the coding sequence ATGAGCAGTTTCCTTTCCGTCGAGCAATCCCTGACAGGCCGCCGCTGGATCGGCCCCACACCCGAGGCCGACCGGCTGGCCGAGGCGATGGCGCAGCAGACGCGCTTGCCCCTGCCCCTCGCCCGCATCCTCGTCGCGCGCGGTGTGACGCCGGAGGAGAGCGAGGGCTTCCTCGAACCCACGATCCGCGAACTTCTCCCCGACCCCCGATCCTTGCGCGACATGGAGCAGGCGGCGGCGCGGTTCCTGAAAGCGGTGAAGTCGGGTGAGAAGATCGCCGTTTTCGCGGATTACGACGTCGATGGCGGCGCCTCGGCGGCGCTGCTGATCAACTGGCTGCGCGCGATGGGGCGCGAGGCGACGCTCTATATTCCCGACCGGATCGACGAGGGCTACGGGCCGAACGTGCCCGCGATGGAAAGCCTCGGGGCCGAGCATCCGCTGATCGTTTGCGTCGATTGCGGCACGCTGAGCCACGAGCCCGTAGCCGCCGCGAAGCCCGCCGATGTCGTCATCCTCGATCACCACCTTGGCGGCGAGACCCTGCCCCCCGCGCTGGCCGTGGTGAACCCGAACCGACAGGACGAGACCGGCGAGCTGGGTCATCTCTGCGCGGCTTCAGTCGTCTTCCTGATGTTGGTGGAGGCGAACCGGCAGCTGCGCGACGAAGGTGTGCAGGGCCCGCCCTTGATGACGCTTCTCGATCTGGTGGCACTTGCGACGGTGGCCGATGTCGCGCCGCTTACGGGCTGCAACCGGGCGCTGGTGCGGCAGGGGCTCAAGATCATGGCGCGGCGCGAGCGGCCCGGCCTCGTGGCGCTGTCGGACGTGGCGCGGCTCGACCGTGCGCCCGCCGCCTATCACTTGGGCTTCGTGCTGGGACCGAGGATCAATGCAGGCGGGCGGATCGGCGCGGCCGATCTGGGCGCGCGTCTGCTGTCGACAACCGACCCGCACGAGGCGCAATCCATCGCGGAACGGCTCGATCAGCTCAACACCGAGCGCCGAGAGGTAGAGAACGCCGTGCGGGAGGCGGCGCTGACGCAGGCCGAGGAACGCGGACTCAACGCGCCGCTGGTCTGGGCGGCGGGCGCTGGCTGGCACCCGGGCGTCGTCGGCATCGTGGCCGCGCGGCTGAAAGAGGCGACGAACCGCCCCTCGGTCGTGATCGGGGTGGAGAACGGGATCGGCAAAGGCTCGGCCCGCTCCGTCGCCGGCGTCGATATCGGGGCCGCGATCCAGCGCGTCGCCGCCGAGGGGCTGCTGCTGAAAGGCGGCGGGCACAAGATGGCGGCGGGCCTCACGGTGGAGGAAAACAAGCTGGAGCCTGCGATGGCGCGCCTGTCGGAGCTTCTGGCCAAACAGGGTGCGGGAGAGATCGGCCCGCGCGACCTGCGTCTCGACGGGATGCTGATGCCGGGCGCGGCGACCGCGCAACTGATTGAAGACCTCGACCGCGCCGGCCCCTTCGGCCAAGGCGCTCCTGCCCCGCGTTTCGCCTTTGCGGATATGGAAGTCGTGGGCGCGCGCCGGATCGGCGAGAGCCATCTGCGCTTCATGTTCGGCGACGGTATGGGCGCGCGGATCGAGACAGTCTGCTTCGGCGCGTTCGACTGCCCGCTCGGCCCCGCGCTGAGCCAGCCGGGCGCGAAGCGTTTCCACCTCGCCGGACGGTTGGAGATCAACACATGGGGCGGGCGCAACAAGGTGCAGCTGCGGCTCGAGGACGCGTCCGAAGCGTAA
- a CDS encoding Hsp20 family protein, which yields MRSFDLSPLYRATVGFDRVADLMDRALTSDLAQPTYPPYNIEKTDENAYRISIAVAGFGSDELSVELREGALIVTGRKAEDDSGRTYLHRGIATRAFERRFALADHVKVTGATHEDGMLHLDLVREVPEALKPRRIEIAGPTKSEAKQVETVDA from the coding sequence ATGCGAAGCTTTGATCTTTCGCCCCTTTACCGCGCCACCGTGGGCTTCGACCGCGTGGCTGATCTGATGGACCGTGCGCTGACCAGCGATCTCGCGCAGCCGACCTATCCGCCCTACAATATCGAGAAGACCGACGAGAATGCCTATCGCATCTCGATCGCCGTTGCGGGCTTCGGTTCGGATGAGCTGAGTGTCGAACTCAGAGAGGGCGCGCTGATCGTGACCGGTCGCAAGGCCGAGGACGATTCCGGTCGCACCTATCTGCATCGTGGCATCGCGACCCGTGCCTTTGAGCGCCGCTTCGCGCTGGCCGATCATGTCAAGGTCACCGGAGCCACCCATGAGGATGGGATGCTCCACCTCGATCTCGTCCGTGAAGTGCCCGAGGCGCTGAAACCGCGCCGGATCGAGATTGCGGGCCCGACCAAGTCCGAGGCCAAGCAGGTCGAGACGGTCGACGCCTGA
- a CDS encoding aldehyde dehydrogenase family protein produces the protein MSIQSILETMEYGVAPEDDSQARKWLAKHEGGFGHFIDGAMTKPGDLFEVRDPASDTVLARVTQGSASDVDAAVSAARRAQSGWAKLSGHQRAKHLYALARHIQQHSRLLAVLETLDSGKPIRESRDIDIPLVARHFYHHAGWAEILEDELPGHTAQGVCGQIIPWNFPLLMLAWKVAPALAAGNTVVLKPAEYTPLTALAFAEIAQECGIPKGVINIVTGDGETGAAIVGHEGIDKLAFTGSTDVGRILRERTAGSGKALTLELGGKSPFIVFEDADLDAAVEGVVDAIWFNQGQVCCAGSRILVAEAVAERFETLLRARMKTLRTGDPMDKSTDIGAIVHPSQLARIRDLVEKGASEGATLTQGSAPQGCYFPPTLVTDVEPASVLATEEIFGPVVTLTTFRTPSDAVALANNTRYGLAASIWSENVNLCLDIAGQVKAGIVWINSTNIFDAGAGFGGYRESGFGREGGREGMRAYLRNPAAATGNGKGTTPAELETGPADTIKGGEIDRTAKLYVGGKQARPDSGYSYQVKGGKAVVGLAGLGNRKDIRNAAEAAHKAKGWGKATGHNRAQVLYYIGENLSARGAEFAARLESFGASRKAAEAEVETAVERCFWYAAQADKFDGAVHATKSEFVTLAMNEPIGVMGLVAPTAQPLLGAISLVLPAIAMGNRVVLVPSQTHPLAATDLYQVLDTSDVPDGVVNIVTGPRDELAKTLAAHDGVDAMWYFGNAEGCRMVEAQSAGNLKQTWVEADDARDWGARAGQGRLFLDRATQVKNIWVPYGA, from the coding sequence ATGAGCATTCAGAGCATCCTCGAAACCATGGAGTACGGCGTGGCCCCCGAAGACGACAGCCAGGCGCGCAAGTGGCTCGCCAAGCATGAGGGCGGCTTCGGCCATTTCATCGACGGCGCGATGACCAAGCCGGGCGATCTGTTCGAAGTCCGCGATCCGGCAAGCGACACGGTGCTGGCGCGCGTCACGCAAGGTTCGGCGTCGGACGTGGATGCCGCCGTCTCAGCCGCGCGCAGGGCGCAAAGCGGTTGGGCGAAGCTGTCGGGCCATCAGCGCGCGAAGCACCTCTACGCGCTCGCCCGTCACATCCAGCAGCATTCGCGCCTGCTCGCCGTGCTCGAGACACTCGACAGCGGCAAGCCGATCCGCGAGAGCCGCGACATCGACATCCCGCTGGTCGCACGCCATTTCTATCACCATGCCGGCTGGGCGGAGATCCTCGAGGACGAGCTGCCGGGCCATACGGCGCAGGGCGTCTGCGGCCAGATCATCCCGTGGAACTTCCCGCTTCTGATGCTGGCGTGGAAGGTCGCACCGGCACTGGCGGCTGGCAATACGGTCGTGCTGAAGCCCGCCGAATACACGCCGCTGACCGCGCTGGCCTTCGCCGAGATCGCGCAGGAATGCGGCATCCCGAAGGGCGTGATCAACATTGTCACCGGCGACGGCGAAACTGGGGCTGCGATCGTCGGCCATGAGGGCATCGACAAGCTGGCCTTCACCGGCTCGACCGATGTGGGCCGCATCCTGCGCGAGCGCACGGCTGGTTCGGGCAAGGCGCTGACGCTGGAGCTGGGCGGCAAATCCCCTTTCATCGTCTTCGAAGATGCCGATCTGGACGCCGCCGTCGAGGGCGTGGTGGACGCAATCTGGTTCAACCAGGGTCAGGTCTGCTGCGCTGGCTCGCGCATCCTCGTGGCCGAGGCGGTGGCCGAACGGTTCGAGACGCTGCTGCGCGCCCGGATGAAGACGCTGCGCACCGGCGATCCGATGGACAAGAGCACCGATATCGGTGCGATCGTGCATCCCTCGCAGCTCGCGCGCATCCGCGATCTGGTCGAGAAGGGCGCAAGCGAGGGGGCAACGCTGACCCAAGGCTCTGCCCCGCAGGGCTGCTACTTCCCGCCGACGCTGGTTACGGATGTGGAGCCTGCGAGCGTTCTCGCCACCGAAGAAATCTTCGGCCCCGTGGTCACGCTCACCACCTTCCGCACGCCGTCTGATGCGGTCGCTCTGGCCAACAACACGCGCTACGGGCTCGCGGCCAGCATCTGGTCGGAGAACGTGAACCTGTGCCTCGACATCGCGGGGCAGGTGAAGGCCGGGATCGTCTGGATCAACTCGACCAACATTTTCGACGCAGGCGCGGGCTTCGGCGGCTATCGCGAGAGCGGCTTCGGTCGCGAGGGCGGTCGCGAAGGCATGCGTGCCTATCTGCGCAACCCGGCGGCGGCCACCGGCAATGGCAAGGGCACGACGCCCGCCGAGCTGGAGACCGGCCCCGCCGACACGATCAAGGGCGGCGAGATCGACCGCACCGCGAAGCTCTATGTCGGCGGCAAGCAGGCGCGGCCCGATAGCGGTTACAGCTATCAGGTGAAGGGTGGCAAGGCGGTCGTGGGGCTCGCAGGGCTCGGCAACCGCAAGGACATCCGCAACGCGGCCGAGGCGGCGCATAAGGCGAAGGGCTGGGGCAAGGCCACGGGCCATAACCGGGCGCAGGTGCTCTATTACATCGGCGAGAACCTCTCGGCGCGCGGCGCGGAATTCGCCGCCCGTCTGGAAAGCTTCGGCGCCTCGCGCAAAGCCGCCGAGGCCGAAGTCGAGACGGCGGTGGAGCGTTGCTTCTGGTATGCCGCCCAAGCCGACAAGTTCGACGGCGCGGTGCACGCGACGAAGTCCGAATTCGTGACCCTCGCGATGAACGAGCCGATCGGGGTGATGGGACTTGTGGCCCCGACCGCGCAGCCGCTTCTGGGGGCGATTTCGCTGGTGCTGCCTGCGATCGCCATGGGCAACCGGGTCGTGCTGGTCCCGAGCCAGACCCACCCGCTGGCCGCGACCGATCTCTATCAGGTGCTCGATACCTCGGACGTGCCGGACGGCGTGGTCAACATCGTCACCGGCCCGCGCGACGAGCTGGCGAAGACGCTGGCGGCGCATGATGGCGTCGATGCGATGTGGTATTTCGGCAATGCCGAGGGCTGCCGGATGGTCGAGGCGCAAAGCGCCGGGAACCTCAAACAGACCTGGGTCGAAGCCGACGACGCACGCGACTGGGGAGCCCGTGCGGGGCAGGGGCGTCTGTTCCTCGACCGCGCGACGCAGGTGAAGAATATCTGGGTACCATACGGCGCGTGA
- a CDS encoding FAD-binding protein, which translates to MRVESEAQLAEAVRDAGGALAVRGGGTRPVGRCLGEPLEVGISGITLYEPGALTLVVGAGTPLAEVEAAIAAEGQRLPFEPANWGPVLGVRGQSTVGGVVAANVSGPRRVQAGACRDSLIGTRFVDGRGQIVKNGGRVMKNVTGYDLVKLMAGSWGTLGVMSEVAFKLLPAAPSQATVVIDLPAGAAQVALAAALGSPFDVSGAGWLPGTGAVVRVEGLAESVAYRAEQLRRLMEPFGPVRVEEEGSAAIWQSLRDLEPFIGKDGDLWRLSVKPSEASDLVARLGGEVLLDWGGGLIWALLPEGSDVRALASPYTGHATCMRGAAGVTFEPEPAPIATLTTALRAQFDPKGILNPGRMS; encoded by the coding sequence ATGAGAGTTGAAAGCGAGGCGCAGCTGGCCGAGGCCGTCCGGGATGCGGGTGGCGCGCTGGCGGTGCGTGGAGGCGGCACGCGGCCGGTTGGACGTTGTCTGGGCGAGCCGCTGGAAGTCGGGATTTCGGGCATCACGCTCTATGAGCCGGGCGCGCTGACGCTGGTCGTCGGCGCCGGAACGCCCCTCGCCGAGGTGGAGGCCGCGATTGCCGCCGAGGGTCAACGTCTGCCCTTCGAACCAGCGAATTGGGGCCCGGTCCTGGGCGTGCGCGGTCAGAGCACCGTAGGCGGTGTCGTGGCGGCGAACGTCTCGGGGCCGCGCCGGGTGCAGGCCGGGGCCTGTCGCGACAGTCTGATCGGCACGCGTTTCGTCGACGGGCGCGGGCAGATCGTGAAAAACGGTGGCCGGGTGATGAAGAACGTCACCGGCTACGATCTGGTGAAGCTGATGGCGGGAAGCTGGGGCACGCTCGGCGTGATGAGCGAGGTGGCTTTCAAGCTGCTGCCCGCCGCGCCGTCTCAGGCGACGGTGGTGATCGACCTTCCGGCAGGGGCCGCGCAAGTTGCGCTGGCGGCGGCGCTTGGTTCGCCCTTCGACGTGTCCGGTGCGGGCTGGTTGCCCGGCACCGGCGCGGTGGTCCGGGTCGAAGGCCTCGCCGAATCCGTCGCCTACCGGGCGGAACAGTTGCGCAGACTGATGGAGCCGTTCGGCCCGGTTCGGGTCGAGGAAGAGGGCTCGGCCGCGATCTGGCAAAGCCTGCGCGATCTGGAGCCGTTTATCGGCAAGGACGGCGATCTGTGGCGGCTCTCGGTGAAGCCTTCGGAGGCGTCTGACCTCGTGGCAAGGCTCGGCGGCGAGGTGCTGCTCGACTGGGGCGGCGGGCTGATCTGGGCGCTTCTGCCAGAGGGGAGCGATGTCCGTGCGCTGGCCTCGCCCTATACCGGCCATGCGACCTGCATGCGCGGCGCGGCGGGCGTGACCTTCGAGCCCGAACCCGCGCCGATCGCCACGCTCACCACCGCGTTGCGGGCGCAATTCGACCCCAAAGGTATTCTGAACCCCGGAAGGATGAGCTGA
- a CDS encoding FAD-linked oxidase C-terminal domain-containing protein, giving the protein MEMPKPKEDLLARKPQIIARLREVLPADAVIDDPSETRAYECDALSAYRCQPLGVVLPRSTAEVAAALKACHELGVPVVPRGAGTSLAGGSMPQADSVVLGLARMNAVLETDYTNRFIRVEAGRTNLSVTGAVESDGWFYAPDPSSQLACAISGNIAMNSGGAHCLKYGVTTNNLLGVTLVTMEGEVVEIGGPYLDAGGLDLLGLICGSEGQLGVVTEATLKILPKPEGARPVLIGFNSNEVAGACVADIIKAGILPVAIEFMDRPCIRATEAFCHAGYPDCEALLIVECEGSEAEIDEQIGMIRQIATRHEPVEFREAQSADEAARIWLGRKSAFGAMGQINDYMCLDGTIPVSELPFVLRRIGELSKDFGLDVANVFHAGDGNMHPLILYNANEPGQQEQCEKLGAEILKLCVEAGGCLTGEHGVGIEKRDLMDVQFEPADLEAQMRVKDVFDPKWLLNPAKVFPLGASASRRAS; this is encoded by the coding sequence ATGGAAATGCCCAAGCCGAAGGAGGATCTGCTGGCGCGCAAGCCGCAGATCATCGCCCGCCTGCGCGAGGTTCTGCCCGCGGATGCGGTGATCGACGATCCGAGCGAGACGCGCGCCTATGAATGCGATGCGCTTTCGGCCTATCGCTGCCAGCCGCTGGGCGTGGTGCTGCCGCGCTCGACGGCGGAGGTCGCGGCGGCGCTGAAGGCCTGTCACGAACTGGGCGTGCCGGTGGTGCCGCGCGGCGCGGGCACCTCGCTTGCGGGCGGGTCGATGCCGCAGGCGGATTCGGTGGTGCTGGGGCTCGCGCGGATGAATGCCGTGCTGGAGACCGATTACACCAACCGCTTCATCCGGGTCGAGGCGGGACGGACGAACCTTTCGGTGACCGGGGCGGTGGAAAGCGATGGCTGGTTCTACGCGCCCGATCCGTCCTCGCAGCTCGCCTGCGCGATCTCGGGCAATATCGCGATGAATTCCGGCGGTGCGCATTGCCTGAAATACGGGGTGACGACGAATAACCTCCTCGGCGTGACGCTGGTCACGATGGAGGGCGAGGTGGTCGAGATCGGCGGACCGTATCTGGATGCGGGCGGGCTCGATCTGCTGGGGCTGATCTGCGGCTCGGAGGGGCAATTGGGCGTCGTGACCGAAGCCACGCTTAAGATCCTGCCGAAACCCGAAGGCGCACGCCCCGTGCTGATCGGATTCAACTCGAACGAGGTCGCGGGCGCCTGCGTCGCCGATATCATCAAGGCGGGCATCCTGCCCGTCGCGATCGAGTTCATGGACCGCCCCTGCATCCGCGCGACCGAAGCCTTCTGCCATGCGGGCTATCCCGATTGCGAGGCGCTGCTGATCGTCGAATGCGAGGGCTCGGAAGCCGAGATCGACGAGCAGATCGGCATGATCCGCCAGATCGCGACCCGTCACGAGCCGGTCGAGTTCCGCGAGGCGCAATCGGCCGACGAGGCCGCGCGGATCTGGCTGGGCCGGAAGTCGGCCTTCGGCGCGATGGGGCAGATTAACGATTACATGTGCCTCGACGGGACGATCCCGGTCTCGGAGCTGCCCTTCGTGCTGCGCCGGATCGGCGAGTTGTCGAAGGATTTCGGGCTCGACGTCGCAAACGTCTTCCACGCGGGCGACGGCAATATGCACCCGCTGATCCTGTATAACGCCAACGAGCCGGGCCAGCAGGAGCAATGCGAAAAGCTGGGCGCGGAGATCCTTAAGCTCTGCGTCGAGGCGGGCGGCTGCCTGACCGGCGAGCATGGCGTGGGCATCGAGAAGCGCGACCTGATGGATGTTCAATTCGAACCCGCCGATCTGGAAGCGCAGATGCGGGTGAAGGACGTGTTCGACCCGAAATGGCTTTTGAACCCGGCGAAGGTGTTCCCGCTCGGCGCGAGCGCGAGCCGCCGTGCGAGCTGA
- a CDS encoding DUF599 domain-containing protein translates to MTTMFHIGPLGPLDLAALALLVTCWLVIGWTTEHPSTGRPSMGKLMENYRREWMRQLVTRQPRIFDSAMVDGLRQSTTFFASSSLIAIGAGLALIANPQPLTNLADDFDIARGPDLLWEARILTAVLFGANAFLKFVWSHRLFSYAAIAMAAVPNEPEDPLAYPRAEQAAQVNINAAKSFNRGLRSVYFALATLAWLLGPYALIAATLFTTAMLWRREFASDSRQALLENIPD, encoded by the coding sequence ATGACGACGATGTTTCATATCGGCCCGCTCGGGCCTCTCGATCTCGCGGCGCTTGCGCTTCTCGTCACCTGCTGGCTCGTGATCGGCTGGACGACCGAACATCCGAGCACCGGCCGCCCTTCGATGGGCAAGCTGATGGAAAATTACCGTCGCGAATGGATGCGCCAGCTGGTGACGCGCCAGCCGCGGATCTTCGATTCGGCCATGGTGGACGGGCTGCGGCAATCGACGACCTTCTTCGCCTCTTCTTCGCTGATCGCCATCGGCGCGGGGCTGGCGCTGATCGCGAACCCGCAGCCCCTGACGAATCTCGCCGATGATTTCGACATCGCGCGCGGCCCGGACCTGCTGTGGGAGGCGCGCATCCTGACGGCCGTGCTCTTCGGCGCGAATGCGTTTCTGAAATTCGTCTGGTCGCATCGGCTGTTCTCCTACGCCGCGATCGCAATGGCGGCGGTGCCCAACGAGCCCGAGGACCCGCTGGCCTATCCGCGCGCCGAACAGGCGGCGCAGGTGAACATCAACGCGGCGAAGAGCTTCAATCGCGGGCTGCGTTCCGTCTATTTCGCGCTGGCGACGCTGGCATGGCTGCTCGGGCCCTATGCGCTCATTGCGGCGACGCTGTTCACCACGGCGATGCTCTGGCGGCGTGAATTCGCCTCGGACTCGCGCCAGGCGCTGCTGGAGAACATCCCCGACTAG
- the glcF gene encoding glycolate oxidase subunit GlcF, translating into MQTNFSPEQLKDPGVARSNEILRACVHCGFCTATCPSYQVLGDELDSPRGRIYLIKDMLENDRPADEKTVKHLDRCLSCLACMTTCPSGVHYMHLIDHARAHVEKTYKRPMMDRLLRWTLAKIVPYPGRFRLAMGGAKLAKPFAGLLPDKRLRAMVGMAPKTIPPVSRNDDAQVFAPMGEKKYRVALQIGCAQRALNTDINDATIRLLRRLGCEVVIPKNLGCCGALSHHMGREKESHAQAANNIRAYLSERDLDAVIINTSGCGTTVKDYGHIFRNDPIAEDAAKVAGLACDISEFLVKIGLPEGKGGMRVAYHAACSLQHGQQIKSAPKDLLKRAGFEVVEPADSHLCCGSAGTYNLLQPEISDELKKRKVATLEAKQPEVIAAGNIGCMVQIGGGTEVPVVHTVELLDWATGGPKPPALAQA; encoded by the coding sequence ATGCAGACGAATTTTTCGCCCGAACAGCTGAAAGATCCCGGCGTCGCGCGCTCCAACGAGATCCTGCGCGCCTGCGTCCATTGCGGGTTCTGCACCGCGACCTGCCCCTCCTATCAGGTGCTGGGCGACGAGTTGGACAGTCCGCGCGGGCGCATCTACCTGATCAAGGACATGCTGGAGAATGACCGGCCCGCGGATGAGAAGACGGTCAAGCATCTCGATCGTTGCCTGAGCTGCCTGGCCTGCATGACGACTTGCCCCTCGGGCGTGCATTACATGCATCTGATCGACCATGCGCGCGCCCATGTAGAGAAGACCTACAAGCGCCCGATGATGGACCGGCTGCTGCGCTGGACGCTGGCGAAGATCGTGCCCTATCCGGGCCGCTTCCGTCTTGCGATGGGCGGCGCGAAGTTGGCGAAGCCCTTCGCGGGGCTGCTGCCCGACAAGCGCCTGCGCGCGATGGTGGGCATGGCGCCGAAAACCATCCCGCCGGTCAGCCGCAACGATGACGCTCAGGTTTTCGCGCCTATGGGCGAGAAGAAATACCGCGTGGCGCTGCAGATCGGCTGCGCGCAGCGGGCGCTCAACACCGATATCAACGATGCGACGATCCGGCTGCTGCGGCGGTTGGGCTGCGAGGTGGTGATACCGAAGAACCTTGGCTGCTGTGGGGCGCTGTCGCATCACATGGGCCGCGAGAAAGAGAGCCATGCGCAGGCCGCGAACAATATCCGTGCCTATCTGAGCGAGCGCGATCTGGATGCGGTGATCATCAATACGTCGGGCTGCGGCACTACGGTGAAGGATTACGGGCATATCTTCCGCAACGATCCGATCGCCGAGGATGCGGCGAAGGTGGCTGGGCTCGCCTGCGACATCTCGGAATTCCTCGTGAAGATCGGTCTGCCCGAGGGCAAGGGCGGGATGCGAGTCGCCTATCACGCGGCCTGTTCGCTCCAGCACGGTCAGCAGATCAAATCCGCGCCGAAGGATCTTCTGAAACGCGCCGGCTTCGAGGTGGTCGAGCCCGCCGATAGCCATCTGTGCTGCGGCTCGGCGGGCACCTACAACCTGCTGCAGCCGGAGATTTCCGACGAGCTTAAGAAGCGCAAAGTGGCGACGCTCGAGGCGAAGCAGCCGGAGGTGATCGCGGCGGGCAATATCGGTTGCATGGTGCAGATCGGCGGCGGCACGGAGGTGCCCGTTGTCCACACTGTCGAACTTTTGGATTGGGCCACGGGCGGGCCGAAGCCACCCGCGCTTGCGCAAGCGTGA